The DNA region ATGCACATCTAATTTCATAACAACTTTTGCTCATCAAGATCTTGATATGCTAAGGAGCAAAGATTTACTGATTTCGTCGTCAGAGGAGGAGAAATTCTCGTTCCCGATTATGGAAAAAGTACATGGTGAGAAGCTTCCCATCAGTTCTATGTTTTTCAGTTTAGTTCCAATGGTTATGAATATTGAAATAGAGGTTCTACATAGATTCTGGCCATGCAAGAAAGCTCACGACAGTAGAGGAGATCACCTTTACCGGTAAGGGGCAGAAAGGGAAAGGCGCATATGGAGGCGCCAACGTTGTTCACAAGCGGCCAGGCGAGAAGAACGCTTCGCCAACCTATAGGCCTTGCTTGTTTTTATTCGCCGCCGTTGTTGGTTTCAGCTTCTTCTCATGAACAACAAGTATTGTGTGTTTTATAGTCTTTGAGTTTATTTTTTCCTTGCTATATTTGGTTGATGATTGTCTGTTTGCTTGGTGATTTATAGCGTGTGGCATTGATGAAACAGAAGATTGTGTTTTCTTATATTTCAATCTTGtatttatttgattaattttggaATTCTTCAAGAAAAAGTGGAAGCAAAGATTGTGCAAGACTACTAGTCTACTACACTTCACATGTCACATATGAGACGTTTTTATTTCATTCTTGTGTTTTATTTCATACGAGTAatacaaaaaaacataaaacaaaaaattacacCACCATATGATAGTACTTATCAGTTATCTAACCATTTTTAGGATTCACGCACAAACCATAAAGAAACAGAGGAAAGCAGAGCTTGTTTTACTTCGAATTTCATTGTAGATAATATTTGCGGGTGAAATGTGTTAATAGAATGTGAGGTTGGGGAGGGTTTATCCACACTTATAAAGTATTtatataatttagaatttttatttattagaaatGGACCACTCACCAGAAAGTGAGGTTGGGGAGGGTTTATCCACACTTATAaagtaattatgtaatttaggacttttatttattagaaaTGGACCACTCACCACCTAGTCGATATGAGAcaaaatttagagaatttaacacacCCCCTCAGGCGTGGATAGGAAAGGACATCAGtattccatcacgtgggtagacaatgcaagagataagagaaccgcttgggcccgctctgatactatattagaaatgagtctcTCACCCCTTAAAAAGGTCTTATAAGGGAGAAGGTTATCCACGCCCTTGtgctttagagcatctccagtggtagcccgtcccactcggacatctactaggacttcccaaaattacctcctgccacgtcactaggacttcccatcccactgtcACGTCAGTAGGACTTCCTATGCACAAttcgcccttcccatcgcccttcccactaggacttcccgcaataaaataaatcacaaattcacaaattattatgcaatttacgtttacggaaataaaaatttcaacacgaatacgaacgggaaaatttaacaacttcattaaaaaaacactttaacaacttcattaaaaaaaacatacatgatttaaagaaaacatacatcaacgtcaacccctccgcgcccaaacctcttcgataatatcgtgctgaagtcgaacatgggcatctgtttgccgcatgtcggcaaatgcacgcaacCGCTAAACCTCttcatgaggtacccccatattcacattcgcggtggccacgccgtgacttggacctgtaCCCGTAttatcttcattggtccactgagtcagttcctcAGCTTcgttttcgacaatcatgttgtgcattatgatacatgcgtacatgacatcgccaatattggaaatataccactgtcgtgcaggacccttcactaccgcccatcgactctggagcacaccaaatgcccgctccacatccttgcgcgctgcttcctgacggctcgcaaagtatgtcttcttttctccgagcggatgcttgattgacttcacaaagacgggccagtttgggtatatctcatccgccaaatagtatcccatattgtgctggttgccgttggcgacgaaactgatggcgggaccaacgccattgcactgatcgttgaacaggggcgacgactggggGACGTTGATGCCGTTGGCGACtggagagaaacttgttaacacaagtggtgcgaatgaaatgaagttcaacgagccgtatatatagagttaaaaaaattcaaaaatcaaaaatacCGAACGaccgaccggacgtcctacccccaccccaccccaTAATGGCGCCCGTCTACTCGGACGTCCCTCGGATATCCGAGGACGTCCGACGTCCTACCTTGATGGGCGTATCCGACCCCTtttgccacaatggcggacgtccggtcgccCGTCGCCGACGTCCGAGCCGGACGTCCGCCGccggagatgctcttagtattTCAGATATTAGAAATGttaattgtattaaattataaatattccTAGTGTCGCTTTTCCAACTGCCACGTTTGCAATAGCATTCAGCTCTCTCTCGAATTATCTGTTTGCAAATTGCAATAGCATTTATTCCTATTGATTGATTGAAATGCATGTTTTATGTTTATATCACCCAATTCAGTctgtaattaaaataattcccCGATGTGACAATACCAACTTctgaaaataaattacacagAAAGATAcctttatttttaattacaagacataattgattaaatattttcaGTATAATGTGGCTCATGATGGTAACTTTGGCTCGTAGTTTCGTTGTGTAATTAAGAAATTATCTGTTAATCATACTTCAATTCTATACTACTATCTTATTAATACCACAAACCAAACATCTCCATGAGGAAAAAGCCATATTCAGATCCTATACTTTTGATTTACAGATAATACAGTAGGAGTAGAAAATATTGATAACACAAAATTTGAACTATAAATCGAACCATAATATATTAGTACTGCTGGTAGACATTCAAGAAGCAAGAATAGCATCAAAATCCTTACAGATCAGCACATGTTGCCAAGGTAAAAACCAAATAATGTGCAAAACAGCCCTGCAAACACACTAGGCCAAATGGGAAATTTGACAGAATTCAAATCTCATAGAGCAGCTTCTCGAAGACTTTCATATGCTCTGCCTGCAGGGATATCGCGACGGATAGGCTCCCGTCATTGGACGGGCTGGGCAGCACGAAGCTCAGGCCCTCATACGCTATGCCTCCCGGCCCCATAAAGATGGGCCTCCCCCACCCAAAATCAGCATCGTGGATCGGGAGCCTCACCCAGCTCGTTATCCCAAGGTTAGGGCACCTAAACGTGTGCGCCCCTCGAACAAGCGCCTTGAGGTCGGGCTGGAGCTCCAAGTAATCCAGAGCTGACCTCAAGTAGTCGTTGTCCATTCTGGCCAATGCATCGTGGATCTTACTAGCACCGTACCAGACGGGCTTAGACTCCAGGTCCCCTGCCACGGCCATGGGCGTGGCCGTGAAGATCACATTACCAAAGTAGCCCTGTGGGAGCGGGGGCTGGAGCCTAGACCGCCCATCTGTTGCGATGTACAGCTTCGTGTCTTGGTCTTCGGGCAGGCCACGTGCCAAGCAGGCGCAGCGCCATATGTGGCCCGATAGCATTTCGTAGGAGCTATAAGTGACGGTGTTACCGTCCTCCTTGGACTTGGCTTTGAGAGTATTGAGTTGGTCCCGAGTTAGCTTGAATATCGAAACTACAGTCTCATCCGCACCATAAGATTTCATGGCCGGTGGGGGCTGGTACTCGATGTGCTTGAATTGAGGCCGAGGGGGATCGCGTGCCCGGAGGAGGTTCCGGTCGATGAATGGCGGGAGGGTGATGTCTAGTCCCCGAGCCATATCGGACCATGTATTGATGAAGTGAAGCCCGGAAAATCCGTCGGCTGCGTGGTGCTGCATTCCCACACCCAAAGAAACTCCACCACATTTGAAAAATGTCACCTGTATAGAACTtgtacttagagcatctccaaccatttataaTAAACACAAACTCATTTTAATGCAAGTGGATTAATCCAACCATGTacactaaattcaaatttaagaATATTCTCTATCCACTACCCTTTGTTtgtttattcataaaatttgaaaaggtgatttgaatttgtttgagtGTAACCCAATGAATATATTTACTCATAATCCCAAAATGGGATGGATTTTGGAATGCTATTGAAACTAATTGCCTACTCTATTTAGATTTtaaagtattatgaaaatgttatCGGTGTTTTCActactaaggccatccacaacgctgttcctataccgttcctataccgttccttaaaccactatttgagggccccactgtacttttttactcaattccttaactaaggaacggaacctgcaacccttcgttccttaaccgttccttaaccgttccttaaattactattcattcaatttcattttttttttattttccaacccaattcaatttaaataaacacactttaataaaaaacaaacacactttattaaaaaacacacaacattaaaaaaaaatcaactcaGACGCAaccctagagcttccaccgcctcggcttcctccctgggtgggttctacggggatatcctcccgaatctgggacaaaccctgagaaagccgcgagccgggtggtcgagcgtaggcatccacatcgaaagtgggtggttggtacccacccggcgtcgccgacccctgggtgcccggcgtcgacgacccggaaccacctagtgtgttgtacatggtctcccaatcgccgaacgcgttgagatcccacccaccggagccgccaccgccgtaattcccgtcgccggacattttgtgaaggagattgaaatagaaaattggagaggaattgatgttggtttaggaagagtagatgtgtagtcgtgtgtgaaatgtaataaattaggtgtatttaaagaataagaaaataaaaataaaaataattaaaaaaaaagttaaaaaaacggtaatatgaccgtttaaaaaaaattttataaaaatatatttttttaaaaaaaattaattattgcgtcatcgctgacgtgtcccactcgcgggccggcgagtgggaagcacgcacgaagcggggagcgccacgtcgcccgagcgcgtggcggcacaagccgtgccgcgttccgtgccgtcggcacgcggaacggaatgggagcggaaCGGTGCGCCGTAACGCGTTCCGACGGAACGGCACGCGTTGGTGGGTGCCCTAATAACATAGACCCCACTCTCCCCTCCTCTCTATTACTTTAGAGATTATGTAGTAGTATAAAAAGGATCCAGCCAAATGTTCATTTTTCAAGGAAAGAGGGAGTATTAGTCAACACAACTAAGTAATTTCTCATTGTCTTTattactttaattatattttttctctctaaattaacatagtactcctattaaattaaaattttctttgaAGTTAATAATCCATCTCCAGAcagataataaaattaaatgttttcATGTATTCAATTCCAAAATGAGCACTTATCACGGATCAACAGGAATCTAaatatactttaaaaaaaagacCCAAAAAACGATACCAATAACACACCTGCAACACGAGAAGCGGATATTTGGATATTCCGAGAGAATAATCCACCGCCGGAATGAGGCGCCGGAGCTCCAAAGTTGGGGCAAAATCGCCGTAATCATCCACCGAACCGTCGGACACCGCCTCCACAAACAGCACGCCCTCGGCGTTGCAATTGATCTCGATCCGGCCGTCTTCGTCTCGCTTCAGCCTCCCTGCCATGGGGTAGAACGGAACCAGCGCGCGTCCGAGAGCCTCCTTCATCACCGCCGtgtcggcggcggcggtggggcGGTAGAAGTAGACGCTGGGGGTGTGGAAGTTCGGGACCACAAGGTCAACGTTGGAATTCCACAA from Salvia splendens isolate huo1 chromosome 9, SspV2, whole genome shotgun sequence includes:
- the LOC121749716 gene encoding shikimate O-hydroxycinnamoyltransferase-like, with amino-acid sequence MKIEVKDSTLVRPSAATPAVSLWNSNVDLVVPNFHTPSVYFYRPTAAADTAVMKEALGRALVPFYPMAGRLKRDEDGRIEINCNAEGVLFVEAVSDGSVDDYGDFAPTLELRRLIPAVDYSLGISKYPLLVLQVTFFKCGGVSLGVGMQHHAADGFSGLHFINTWSDMARGLDITLPPFIDRNLLRARDPPRPQFKHIEYQPPPAMKSYGADETVVSIFKLTRDQLNTLKAKSKEDGNTVTYSSYEMLSGHIWRCACLARGLPEDQDTKLYIATDGRSRLQPPLPQGYFGNVIFTATPMAVAGDLESKPVWYGASKIHDALARMDNDYLRSALDYLELQPDLKALVRGAHTFRCPNLGITSWVRLPIHDADFGWGRPIFMGPGGIAYEGLSFVLPSPSNDGSLSVAISLQAEHMKVFEKLLYEI